From the Diospyros lotus cultivar Yz01 chromosome 13, ASM1463336v1, whole genome shotgun sequence genome, one window contains:
- the LOC127788220 gene encoding putative disease resistance protein RGA4, which translates to MNVLMKKIIASATTSPCDEQDSDHLQHKLRGCLADKKFLLVLDDMWDSDLVKWRELKSLLMGGRRGSKVIVTTRSNAVVSIVGSDHHYKLGGLAWRDCFSLILEWAFPKGEDQSRHQNLLDIGEQIAQRCKGVPLAARSLGSLLYKKTDERDWQRVRDSEIWRLQRQRPEDILPALKLSYDYLPSYLKPCFAYCSIFQMGQYIYKDKLIQLWMAQGLIQSIPGQNLEPEDIGDQYFDELCSTSLFQEVEENGPLTGSRKIPPETSEAADHFLSTGWDKIHA; encoded by the exons CAGCATAAGCTTCGGGGTTGTTTGGCCGATAAGAAATTTTTACTCGTCTTGGATGATATGTGGGACAGCGACCTAGTAAAATGGAGGGAACTGAAATCTCTCCTCATGGGTGGTCGCAGAGGAAGCAAAGTCATTGTCACCACTAGGTCTAATGCAGTTGTTTCCATTGTGGGCAGCGATCATCATTATAAACTTGGTGGACTTGCTTGGAGAGATTGCTTCTCTTTGATTCTGGAATGGGCTTTTCCAAAAGGAGAAGATCAGAGTAGGCATCAGAACCTCCTCGACATCGGAGAGCAAATTGCACAGAGATGTAAGGGCGTTCCATTAGCTGCAAGGTCTCTAGGAAGCCTGCTGTACAAAAAAACAGACGAACGTGATTGGCAGCGTGTGAGAGATAGTGAAATATGGAGGTTACAACGTCAGAGGCCAGAGGATATCCTGCCTGCTCTGAAATTGAGTTATGATTACTTACCATCTTACCTGAAACCATGTTTTGCATActgttcaatttttcaaatgGGGCAATACATTTACAAGGATAAGTTAATTCAGCTGTGGATGGCACAAGGTCTGATTCAGTCAATTCCTGGCCAAAATCTAGAGCCCGAAGACATCGGGGATCAGTATTTTGATGAGTTGTGTTCAACATCACTCTTTCAAGAGGTTGAAGAGAATGGCCCCTT GACAGGGAGTAGAAAAATCCCTCCTGAAACTTCAGAAGCTGCGGACCATTTTCTTTCCACGGGATGGGATAAGATCCATGCATGA